Proteins found in one Hoplias malabaricus isolate fHopMal1 chromosome 17, fHopMal1.hap1, whole genome shotgun sequence genomic segment:
- the cplx2b gene encoding complexin-2 encodes MDFVMKQALGGATKDMGKMLGGEEEKDPDAQKKEEERQEALRQQEEERKAKHARMEAEREKVRQSIRDKYGLKKKEEKEAEEKAAMEQACEGSLTRPKKAIPAGCGDDDDEDEESILDTVLKFLPGPLQDMFKK; translated from the exons GGGCCACCAAAGACATGGGGAAGATGTTGGgtggagaagaggagaaagaCCCAGATGCCCAGAAAAAGGAAGAGGAGAGACAGGAGGCACTTAGGcaacaggaggaggagaggaaggcTAAGCATGCTCGCATGGAGGCAGAGAGGGAAAAGGTCAGACAGTCCATCAGAGATAAG TATGGACTGaagaagaaagaggagaaggaggCTGAAGAAAAAGCAGCAATGGAGCAGGCATGCGAGGGCTCACTGACTCGCCCCAAAAAGGCCATCCCTGCAGGGTGTGGGGACGATGACGACGAGGACGAGGAGAGTATTTTAGACACGGTTCTCAAATTCCTGCCAGGACCTCTGCAGGACATGTTTAAAAAGTAA
- the thoc3 gene encoding THO complex subunit 3: protein MASSYYHEMQDNFRNNNKSREFPAHSAKVHSVAWSCDGKRLASGSFDKTASVFVLEKDRLVKENNYRGHGDSVDQLCWHPTNPDLFVTASGDKTIRIWDVRTTKCMATVSTKGENINICWSPDGQTIAVGNKDDVVTFIDAKTHRPRAEEQFKFEVNEISWNNDNDMFFLTNGNGCINILSYPDLKLIQSINAHPSNCICIKFDPTGKYFATGSADALVSLWDVEELVCVRCFSRLDWPVRTLSFSHDGKMLASASEDHFIDIAEVETGEKLWEIQCESPTFTVAWHPKRPLLAYACDDKEGKYDSNREAGTVKLFGLPNDS, encoded by the exons ATGGCGTCCTCCTACTATCATGAAATGCAGGACAATttcagaaacaacaacaaaagtcgCGAGTTTCCCGCTCACAGCGCTAAGGTTCACTCGGTTGCCTGGAGCTGTGATGGAAAGCGACTAGCTTCGGGCTCATTTGACAAAACAGCCAGCGTATTTGTTCTCGAAAAAGATCGTCTG GTTAAAGAGAATAACTACCGAGGTCATGGAGACAGCGTTGATCAGCTCTGCTGGCACCCAACCAACCCAGACCTGTTCGTCACTGCATCAGGAGACAAGACTATACGCATCTGGGATGTGCGAACTACTAAATGTATGGCAACAGTCAGCACTAAAG gAGAGAATATCAATATATGTTGGAGTCCTGATGGTCAGACCATTGCTGTTGGGAACAAAGACGATGTGGTTACTTTTATCGATGCCAAGACTCATCGTCCACGTGCTGAAGAGCAGTTCAAATTTGAAGTGAACGAGATTTCCTGGAACAATGACAATGACATGTTTTTCTTGACAAATGGCAACGGCTGCATCAACATTTTAAG TTACCCTGACCTAAAGCTCATTCAGTCAATCAATGCTCATCCGTCCAACTGCATCTGCATTAAATTTGACCCCACTGGCAAATATTTCGCTACTGGAAGTGCAGATGCTCTGGTGAGTCTGTGGGATGTTGAAGAGCTGGTGTGTGTTCGCTGTTTCTCAAG GCTAGACTGGCCAGTGCGAACTCTGAGTTTCAGTCACGATGGGAAAATGTTGGCTTCAGCCTCTGAGGATCACTTCATTGACATTGCTGAGGTGGAGACAG ggGAGAAGCTTTGGGAGATCCAGTGCGAGTCTCCGACGTTCACTGTAGCTTGGCATCCAAAGAGGCCACTGTTGGCATATGCCTGTGATGATAAGGAAGGGAAGTATGACAGTAACCGGGAGGCAGGGACTGTCAAGCTTTTTGGACTCCCTAATGACTCTTGA